One window of the Candidatus Chryseobacterium colombiense genome contains the following:
- a CDS encoding acyltransferase, with amino-acid sequence MKITQITFTRFVAALAIVISHFNKDVFLYKIPYLSEVFLRANVGVSYFFILSGFIMVIAYHKKEKIGYGDYYRNRFARIYPLYVVGLLLLWFTREEKFLFTDILLYLFGLQSWIPGKAMVLNFPGWSISVEFLFYLLFPFLYNYLYSKKNKRIWVIAILIWIVTQIFSNLYMKSGFYTGPHTVSHDFITYFPLLHINEFLIGNLAGLFFIKNHKQKDFDLLISLIFIGILLCLIFVPLYFHNGLMGVLFIPLILLISRNNGILTKIFSFKPLEYLGEISYAIYITHIPVLYILRQLVWKKYIFDIDVMFGAYMIALLLSSALFYQTVESPAREFLRKIKLK; translated from the coding sequence TTGAAAATTACTCAGATTACTTTTACACGATTTGTCGCTGCATTGGCAATTGTGATTTCACATTTCAATAAAGATGTATTTCTCTATAAGATCCCCTATCTCTCCGAAGTTTTTCTGAGAGCGAATGTGGGGGTAAGTTATTTTTTTATCCTTTCCGGTTTTATTATGGTCATTGCTTATCATAAAAAAGAAAAAATCGGTTACGGAGATTATTATCGGAACAGATTCGCAAGAATTTATCCTTTATATGTGGTAGGATTGCTGCTTTTGTGGTTTACCCGGGAAGAAAAATTTCTATTTACGGATATTCTTTTATATCTCTTTGGGCTCCAGAGCTGGATTCCGGGTAAAGCAATGGTTTTGAATTTTCCGGGTTGGTCTATCTCTGTTGAATTTTTGTTTTATCTGCTGTTTCCTTTTCTTTATAATTATTTATATTCAAAAAAGAATAAAAGAATTTGGGTGATAGCTATTCTTATCTGGATTGTTACACAGATTTTTTCAAACTTATACATGAAATCTGGTTTTTACACGGGTCCACATACGGTAAGTCATGATTTTATTACCTATTTCCCGTTACTTCATATCAATGAGTTTCTGATAGGAAACCTTGCGGGATTGTTTTTTATTAAAAATCATAAACAAAAGGATTTTGATCTTTTAATAAGTCTCATTTTTATAGGGATTTTATTATGTTTAATATTTGTTCCGCTCTATTTTCATAATGGATTAATGGGTGTTTTGTTTATTCCTCTTATTCTTTTGATTTCCAGAAATAATGGGATTTTAACAAAGATATTTTCTTTCAAACCTTTAGAATATTTAGGAGAGATCAGTTATGCTATTTACATTACGCATATTCCTGTTTTATATATTCTGAGGCAGCTGGTTTGGAAGAAGTATATTTTTGATATTGATGTCATGTTTGGGGCTTACATGATTGCTTTGCTTCTAAGCTCGGCGTTGTTTTATCAGACTGTTGAAAGTCCTGCGAGAGAATTTTTGAGAAAAATCAAATTAAAATGA
- a CDS encoding MBOAT family protein, translating to MLFNSFGFLIFLPIVFILYWFVFHKKFQYQNILLLLASFYFYACWDWRFMFLLLFSILLDYFSGIKIENSSGKREAKIWLTLSIVINLGFLCFFKYYNFFIESFADLLSGFGLKINMWLLNIVLPVGISFYTFHGLSYVIDVYKKRISSEKNFIDYAVFVSYFPLLVAGPIERATHLLPQIQRKRAFNYEQAADGLRQMLWGFFKKMVIADNCAPLVNEIFNNYHSESSVTLVLGVILFAFQIYGDFSGYSDIALGVSRLFGIELLKNFAFPYFSRDIAEFWRRWHISLSSWFRDYLYIPLGGSKGGLWMKIRNTFAIFLVSGFWHGANWTFIVWGGLNAIYFLPLLLTKTNRQNLEVIAQNKFLPSLKELFQVVVTFAITCFAWIFFRADSVSDALLYIKTMGTGKWELSNPFPSKVFALIGIMLLIEWINRSRFHGFEIKRYNPWLRRVLYVAFLYIIIRYANFGNNEFIYFQF from the coding sequence ATGCTGTTTAACTCATTTGGTTTTTTGATTTTCTTACCAATTGTATTTATACTTTATTGGTTCGTTTTTCATAAAAAATTTCAGTATCAGAATATTTTGCTTCTTCTTGCAAGTTTTTATTTTTATGCTTGCTGGGATTGGCGATTCATGTTTCTTTTGCTTTTTTCCATATTGCTGGACTATTTTTCCGGAATTAAGATTGAAAATAGTTCAGGTAAGCGTGAAGCTAAAATTTGGCTTACACTTAGTATCGTGATCAATCTTGGATTTTTGTGCTTCTTTAAATATTATAATTTTTTTATTGAAAGTTTTGCTGATCTGCTCAGTGGTTTTGGACTGAAAATAAATATGTGGCTGTTGAATATTGTTCTTCCTGTCGGAATTTCATTTTACACATTTCATGGGCTTTCATATGTTATTGATGTTTATAAAAAGAGAATTTCTTCTGAGAAAAATTTTATAGATTATGCTGTATTTGTAAGTTATTTTCCATTGCTTGTTGCTGGTCCCATCGAGAGAGCTACTCATCTTTTACCTCAAATTCAGCGTAAAAGAGCTTTTAATTATGAACAGGCTGCAGACGGATTGCGGCAGATGCTATGGGGCTTTTTTAAAAAGATGGTGATTGCAGACAATTGTGCTCCTCTTGTTAATGAGATTTTTAATAACTATCATTCAGAAAGTTCTGTAACTCTTGTCTTAGGGGTTATATTATTTGCTTTCCAGATTTATGGAGATTTTTCAGGGTATTCTGATATTGCCTTGGGAGTTTCAAGATTATTTGGAATTGAATTGCTTAAAAACTTTGCATTTCCTTATTTCTCCCGTGATATTGCTGAATTTTGGCGAAGATGGCATATTTCTCTTTCCTCCTGGTTCAGAGATTATCTCTATATTCCATTAGGAGGAAGTAAAGGAGGACTCTGGATGAAAATCAGAAATACATTTGCCATTTTCCTCGTTTCGGGTTTCTGGCATGGTGCAAACTGGACTTTTATTGTTTGGGGAGGTCTCAACGCTATTTATTTTCTCCCGCTTTTGTTAACAAAAACAAATCGACAAAACCTTGAGGTTATTGCACAAAATAAATTTCTTCCTAGTTTAAAAGAACTTTTTCAGGTTGTTGTTACGTTTGCCATTACTTGTTTTGCTTGGATTTTTTTTAGAGCAGATTCCGTTTCAGATGCTTTACTGTATATCAAAACTATGGGGACCGGAAAGTGGGAACTGTCAAACCCTTTTCCTTCCAAGGTTTTTGCTTTAATTGGTATTATGCTTTTGATAGAATGGATCAATAGAAGCCGATTTCATGGGTTTGAAATTAAAAGATACAACCCGTGGCTGAGAAGGGTACTGTATGTGGCTTTTTTATATATAATCATCCGATATGCAAATTTCGGGAATAATGAATTTATTTATTTCCAATTTTAA
- a CDS encoding glycosyltransferase — MISIIISSYLPHYFSALEKNIAETIGVPYEIIKIDNPGLMGICEAYNQGAKKARFDNLVFLHEDIVFKTPNWGNRLILHLDQENTGLIGIAGSSYVPVAPSSWTVAEKYNFVNILQGNKQNNDSVSIHSTKENRTKVFAVDGVFLAIKKENYTHIRFDEELKGFHGYDLDFSLRVAKKFQNYVIDDILIQHFSQGNRDKKWLDSNIIIKEKIGTNFPHEKNSETEKNIFLSFLYQYFIYYPITSKNILFTLKFFPFKYLTFQDKMLILKKYFNYIRFSSEINKKTQ; from the coding sequence ATGATATCCATCATTATTTCATCCTATCTTCCCCATTACTTCTCTGCACTTGAAAAAAACATTGCAGAAACTATTGGTGTGCCTTATGAAATAATCAAAATTGATAATCCGGGATTGATGGGAATCTGTGAAGCTTATAACCAAGGGGCAAAAAAAGCTCGATTTGATAATTTAGTCTTTTTGCACGAAGATATTGTATTTAAAACCCCAAATTGGGGCAACAGACTTATTTTGCATTTAGATCAAGAAAATACCGGTTTAATCGGGATTGCCGGTTCTTCTTATGTACCCGTAGCTCCTTCAAGCTGGACCGTTGCAGAAAAGTATAACTTTGTAAATATTTTACAGGGAAATAAACAAAATAACGACTCCGTTTCTATTCATTCTACAAAAGAAAACAGAACTAAAGTCTTCGCTGTAGATGGTGTTTTTTTAGCCATAAAAAAAGAAAACTATACCCACATTAGGTTTGACGAAGAATTAAAAGGTTTTCATGGCTATGATCTTGATTTCAGCTTAAGAGTGGCGAAAAAATTTCAGAATTATGTGATTGATGACATTTTAATTCAACATTTTTCACAGGGTAACCGTGACAAGAAATGGCTGGACTCCAACATTATAATTAAAGAAAAAATAGGGACTAACTTCCCCCATGAAAAAAATTCGGAAACAGAAAAAAATATTTTCCTTTCTTTCCTTTATCAATACTTTATCTATTATCCAATAACTTCAAAAAACATCCTCTTTACATTAAAATTTTTTCCTTTCAAATACCTTACATTTCAAGATAAGATGCTAATTTTAAAGAAATATTTTAACTATATTAGATTTTCATCTGAAATTAATAAAAAAACACAATGA
- a CDS encoding glycosyltransferase family 2 protein, whose translation MALSISVIIPVYNAAQFLEKSVYSVLQFEEVKEILLIEDASTDQSLSVCEKLISENSRIKLYQHSDKGNHGAGATRNLGLKKAQSEYISFLDADDYYLPNRFDAEKTLFSKSNIDGVFGAIGVEYLSEKGKKEFQDKFKNTTLTTVNYHAEGEEVFKGLLSSTPKTFGTFFHLNTLTLRKSALEKHGLKFNEKLRVHQDSDFIIKLAYVCHLKSGIIDKAIAIRGVHDDNRITKIKPYSKKFYQNNLLLQQSLYEWGTTVKLKPEYSKRIRLNYLSFRIANEHGFRKYFSYFINCIKYPELVKTRYRFHALMNPKI comes from the coding sequence ATGGCTCTTAGTATATCTGTTATTATTCCTGTTTACAATGCAGCTCAATTCTTAGAAAAGTCTGTATATTCTGTCCTTCAGTTTGAAGAAGTAAAAGAAATCCTTCTGATAGAAGACGCGTCCACAGATCAGTCTCTTTCCGTTTGTGAAAAACTTATCTCCGAAAATTCCCGCATAAAATTGTATCAACATTCCGATAAAGGCAATCACGGGGCCGGAGCAACCAGAAATCTGGGCCTTAAAAAAGCGCAAAGTGAGTATATTTCCTTTCTGGATGCCGATGATTATTATCTTCCTAACAGATTTGATGCTGAAAAAACATTATTCAGTAAGTCCAATATCGACGGTGTTTTTGGAGCTATCGGTGTGGAATATTTAAGCGAAAAAGGAAAGAAAGAGTTTCAGGATAAATTTAAAAATACAACACTTACTACCGTTAATTATCATGCTGAAGGAGAAGAAGTATTTAAAGGACTTTTAAGCTCAACACCTAAAACTTTCGGTACGTTTTTTCATCTGAATACATTAACACTAAGAAAATCAGCTCTCGAAAAACATGGTTTAAAGTTCAACGAAAAACTTCGTGTACATCAGGATTCAGATTTTATTATAAAACTGGCTTATGTATGCCATTTAAAATCCGGAATTATTGATAAAGCCATAGCCATACGTGGAGTGCACGATGACAACAGAATTACCAAAATAAAACCTTATTCAAAAAAGTTTTACCAAAACAATCTCCTTCTCCAACAGTCACTGTATGAATGGGGCACCACCGTAAAACTTAAGCCTGAATATTCGAAAAGAATACGTTTGAATTACCTGAGCTTTAGAATTGCCAATGAACATGGCTTCAGGAAATACTTTTCCTATTTTATCAATTGTATAAAGTATCCAGAACTTGTAAAGACACGATACCGCTTTCATGCCTTAATGAATCCCAAAATATAA
- a CDS encoding class I SAM-dependent methyltransferase, which yields MSEIRRVVKTFIGYLKRPDLYPELGRKILKNTINRNNAFKGKEKTNSWASSKAISQEEAIHKLFRVNSGAFSNEFQDVLKRAGEKEKECPIKMGGAGALELIYYACEYSNAQHVVETGVAYGWSSLAALLSLRKRNGILYSSDMPYLGQNGDQYVGYVVPEDLKSNWKLFRFADKESLPKIFAETSGFDVVHYDSDKSYDGRIWAYQELYRNLRKGGVFMSDDIGDNSAYQDFCEKNGIDTTVVEFEGKFVGVFIK from the coding sequence GTGAGTGAAATAAGAAGAGTTGTAAAAACGTTTATAGGGTATTTAAAAAGACCTGATCTCTATCCGGAACTGGGCAGAAAGATTCTGAAAAATACGATCAACAGAAATAATGCTTTCAAAGGAAAGGAAAAAACAAATTCCTGGGCATCTTCAAAGGCGATTTCTCAGGAGGAAGCAATTCATAAGCTTTTCAGAGTAAATTCCGGAGCATTCAGCAATGAATTTCAGGATGTTTTGAAACGGGCAGGAGAAAAAGAAAAGGAATGTCCTATCAAAATGGGAGGGGCAGGAGCTTTGGAACTGATTTATTATGCCTGTGAGTATTCAAATGCGCAGCATGTTGTGGAAACAGGTGTTGCTTATGGTTGGTCTTCATTGGCTGCGTTACTTTCGTTAAGAAAAAGAAACGGAATACTATATAGTTCTGATATGCCTTATCTTGGTCAGAATGGAGATCAGTATGTAGGCTATGTCGTTCCGGAAGATCTGAAATCCAACTGGAAGCTTTTCCGTTTTGCAGATAAAGAATCTCTACCTAAAATCTTTGCCGAAACTTCTGGTTTTGATGTGGTTCATTATGATTCGGATAAAAGCTATGACGGAAGAATATGGGCTTATCAGGAGCTTTACCGGAATTTAAGAAAAGGAGGCGTTTTTATGAGTGATGATATCGGGGATAACTCTGCTTATCAGGATTTCTGCGAAAAGAATGGTATTGATACTACGGTGGTAGAGTTTGAAGGAAAATTTGTGGGTGTTTTTATAAAATAA
- a CDS encoding methyltransferase domain-containing protein — MSLIKRIKNKIKLQAHSGNNYYCPFCGYTSKDLEIVGHDLPVLIEKDVVGGGRRAAGCYQCHSRDRERLLYAFIIEELNLPQNKNISILHIAPEPKLSNILLKQNFDEYICGDLFTPGYTYPAYVQNMNVLELPFESHHFDLVICNHVLEHIPEDSKAMKEIQRVLKPGGKAILQVPISNNTQETVEDFTISDPKKREELFGQFDHIRIYGQDYVQRLEDAGFIVNRINIADKYKRMGVNPKEDIFYCEKPTLLV, encoded by the coding sequence ATGTCACTGATCAAAAGAATTAAAAATAAAATAAAGCTCCAGGCTCATTCAGGAAACAATTATTATTGTCCTTTTTGCGGCTACACTTCCAAAGATCTGGAAATAGTGGGGCATGATCTTCCTGTTCTTATAGAAAAAGATGTCGTTGGAGGAGGAAGAAGAGCAGCAGGATGCTACCAATGCCATTCCAGGGACCGTGAAAGATTGTTATATGCTTTTATCATTGAAGAACTCAATCTGCCACAAAATAAAAATATAAGCATCTTACATATTGCTCCCGAACCTAAGCTATCCAATATTCTTCTGAAACAGAATTTTGATGAATATATTTGTGGAGATTTATTTACACCGGGTTACACTTATCCTGCTTATGTACAAAATATGAATGTTCTTGAACTTCCGTTTGAAAGCCATCATTTTGATCTTGTCATCTGCAACCACGTTTTGGAGCACATTCCGGAAGACAGTAAAGCAATGAAAGAGATACAACGAGTTTTAAAACCCGGAGGAAAAGCCATTTTACAAGTTCCTATTTCTAATAATACTCAGGAGACTGTGGAAGATTTTACCATCTCTGACCCCAAAAAAAGGGAAGAACTTTTTGGGCAGTTCGATCATATTAGAATCTATGGGCAGGACTATGTACAGCGCTTAGAAGACGCCGGGTTTATAGTGAACAGAATTAATATTGCTGATAAATATAAAAGAATGGGGGTAAATCCTAAAGAAGATATATTCTACTGTGAAAAACCTACCTTACTTGTTTAA
- a CDS encoding glycosyltransferase gives MKFSILIANYNNGKFFKTCYESIITQTYKNWEAIILDDASTDDSLESIHQIIGNDSRFKVFQNVENSGVGITKSKLIELAAGEICGFVDPDDAITPNALEASMKIFNKDKNTVLTYSSFVKCDEHLKPIERFKSGMQVVNGDAYFFNCPVHIVHFVCFRKEIYEQTEKINTSMRIAEDQDLYLKMYEKGKVKYIDEPNYLYRNHLGGISQNDNRPQSREYFSKVIFNAMKRRGLSSINGKKIPDEYSNAKEIYNLLEYQNAISYRVMKKLRIFVQQLLS, from the coding sequence ATGAAATTTTCAATTCTGATTGCCAATTATAATAACGGAAAATTTTTCAAAACCTGTTATGAATCAATTATCACCCAAACTTATAAAAATTGGGAGGCTATAATTCTGGATGATGCTTCAACAGACGATTCTCTTGAAAGTATCCATCAGATTATCGGTAATGATTCCCGGTTTAAAGTTTTCCAAAATGTTGAAAACAGCGGAGTCGGAATTACAAAAAGCAAACTGATTGAACTTGCAGCCGGAGAAATATGCGGTTTCGTAGATCCGGATGACGCCATTACTCCAAATGCTTTGGAAGCAAGCATGAAGATCTTTAATAAGGATAAAAATACGGTTCTTACCTATTCCAGTTTTGTAAAATGTGATGAGCATCTAAAACCTATTGAAAGATTTAAATCCGGAATGCAGGTTGTAAATGGTGATGCTTACTTTTTCAATTGCCCTGTTCATATCGTACATTTTGTATGCTTCAGAAAAGAAATCTATGAACAGACCGAAAAGATAAATACCTCTATGAGAATTGCAGAAGATCAGGATCTTTATCTTAAAATGTACGAAAAAGGGAAGGTAAAATATATTGATGAGCCCAATTATCTCTATAGAAACCATTTGGGTGGAATTTCTCAAAATGACAACAGACCCCAATCCCGGGAATATTTTTCTAAAGTAATTTTCAATGCGATGAAAAGAAGAGGCTTAAGCTCCATCAACGGTAAAAAAATCCCGGATGAATATAGCAATGCAAAAGAAATCTATAACCTTCTTGAATATCAGAATGCGATTTCATACCGCGTAATGAAAAAACTTAGAATATTCGTACAACAACTATTGAGCTAA
- a CDS encoding glycosyltransferase family 2 protein → MPKIYVIVVTYNAMKWAKKCFSSLKSSSVPVTCIVIDNGSTDGTQHFIQTNFPEIDFIQSEKNLGFGKANNIAIEKAYKNGADFFYLMNQDAWIYSDSIEKLLKVYEAHSNQKEIGILSPMHLDGSEQLLDIFLDKYIAHNFEKTRLISDLYFQKLKPLYEMNFINAAHWLIPRNTIETVGGFNPYFFHYGEDIEYVNRAHFHQKKILLVPESKVVHDGKQNLKKVDPKKYEDLSIETKILNPNFPNALVFEKKSLRKSILKNLLTGNTSEYKTLLEKYRKISKEEKKLSEIRNQVKQIGLTFLNT, encoded by the coding sequence ATGCCGAAGATATACGTCATAGTTGTCACCTACAATGCCATGAAATGGGCAAAAAAATGTTTTAGCAGTCTAAAATCATCTTCTGTTCCCGTTACGTGCATCGTCATTGATAATGGCTCAACAGACGGAACGCAACACTTCATTCAGACTAATTTTCCTGAAATCGATTTTATTCAGTCTGAAAAAAACCTGGGATTTGGAAAAGCTAACAATATCGCAATAGAAAAGGCATATAAAAACGGAGCGGATTTTTTCTATTTAATGAATCAGGACGCGTGGATCTATTCTGATAGTATTGAAAAATTACTGAAAGTTTATGAAGCCCACTCCAACCAAAAAGAAATAGGCATTTTAAGTCCTATGCATCTGGATGGAAGCGAGCAACTTCTTGATATTTTCTTAGATAAGTATATTGCCCATAATTTTGAAAAAACCCGATTAATTTCCGATCTTTATTTTCAGAAGCTAAAACCATTGTATGAGATGAATTTCATTAATGCCGCTCATTGGCTGATTCCCCGAAATACGATCGAAACAGTGGGAGGATTCAATCCTTACTTTTTTCATTACGGAGAAGATATAGAATATGTAAACAGAGCCCATTTTCATCAAAAGAAGATACTTCTTGTACCGGAAAGCAAGGTGGTACATGACGGAAAACAGAATCTCAAAAAAGTAGATCCTAAGAAATATGAAGATCTTAGTATTGAAACCAAAATACTTAATCCTAATTTCCCCAATGCTCTCGTTTTTGAAAAAAAATCTTTGCGGAAAAGTATTCTCAAAAACCTATTGACAGGAAATACCTCTGAATATAAAACATTACTTGAGAAATACCGGAAAATTTCAAAAGAAGAGAAAAAGCTCTCAGAAATCAGAAATCAGGTAAAACAAATTGGTTTGACTTTTCTAAATACTTAA
- a CDS encoding glycosyltransferase family 2 protein — translation MKISVITPVYNAENYITQAVESALQFDEVSEVILVEDKSPDNALEVCLQLEKKYERVKLFQHPDKENHGAGASRNLGIEKATGDFIAFLDADDYYLPNRFDAEKKLFEDQEVDAVYGALGVHYYSEKAKEQYYPLFGDRLTTVYKKHDPKDVFPGLLNMKGSFGLFSIDSLTIRRKSLLDKIQPVFKTHLRLHQDTEFLFRSSFYLKFHPGILDKAVAMRGVHENNRITQVDSNKVKPSITRVMLWREVNKWAENEPTIPENIRTHIKRMHRSWEIANSSVAKKWGMIFKYLITDYTSIRSGLYNINFRRDLF, via the coding sequence ATGAAAATCTCCGTAATCACTCCTGTTTATAATGCCGAAAACTATATTACACAAGCTGTGGAATCCGCTTTGCAGTTTGATGAGGTTTCTGAAGTTATTTTAGTAGAAGATAAATCTCCCGATAACGCGCTGGAAGTTTGTCTACAACTTGAAAAAAAATATGAGCGGGTAAAACTTTTCCAACATCCGGACAAGGAAAACCACGGAGCAGGAGCAAGCAGAAACCTGGGTATTGAAAAAGCGACAGGAGATTTTATTGCTTTTCTTGATGCTGATGATTATTATCTTCCCAACAGATTTGATGCTGAAAAAAAACTGTTTGAAGACCAGGAAGTCGATGCTGTTTATGGAGCTTTAGGAGTACATTATTATTCTGAAAAAGCAAAAGAGCAGTATTATCCACTTTTCGGAGATCGCCTGACAACCGTTTATAAAAAGCATGATCCCAAAGATGTATTTCCTGGACTACTGAATATGAAAGGAAGTTTCGGGCTTTTCAGTATTGACAGTCTTACGATAAGAAGAAAATCTTTATTGGATAAAATACAGCCCGTTTTTAAAACCCATCTCAGGCTTCATCAGGATACAGAATTTCTATTCAGAAGTTCATTTTATCTTAAATTTCATCCCGGAATTTTGGATAAGGCAGTCGCTATGCGAGGAGTACACGAAAACAACAGAATTACACAAGTAGATTCAAACAAAGTAAAACCTTCCATTACGAGAGTAATGCTTTGGAGAGAAGTCAATAAATGGGCAGAAAACGAGCCTACGATTCCCGAAAATATTAGAACACATATTAAAAGAATGCACAGAAGCTGGGAAATAGCTAATTCTTCCGTTGCCAAAAAGTGGGGAATGATTTTCAAATACCTGATCACGGATTACACAAGTATCAGATCAGGGCTTTATAATATTAATTTTCGCCGAGATCTTTTTTAA
- the asnB gene encoding asparagine synthase (glutamine-hydrolyzing): MCGIAGIITKDAKNYTHAIQNMTDAIAHRGPDSAHHEYFENIVLGHRRLSIIDLSENGKQPMFSNTKNECIVLNGEIYGYQSIKKQYGEYPYQGTSDTEVILAMYQRKKEQLIHDLPGMFAFAVWDDEKQQLFCARDRFGEKPFYYAHGRNGEFIFASEIKAILASGLIEPKLNQEALSHYLQYGYVSTYQSIYSNIFSLPPAHQLIWKDGEIKVSRYYSLPKKDRVLSLSEAKEEFTYLLKTAIEKQLIADVEVGSFLSGGLDSSSVVAMVNSFLPQQTTISFGYDHEESELKYAKEIAEKYNTRHIEIHEKKEDLVSGILKVAPFLDEPFADRSCVPHFEICKSARKNLKVVLSGDVGDELFGGYSFYKVEHEMKKHFSYQNILAQFGQKLYQNVKQISYISQKNIQYGSILDFHQNEVRNFFDKNERTALGITQDYQQPYSFKAYKNSLNDIMRTDLEKFVPGNMLVKSDRMAMANSLEVRTPFLDIDFAEFCIQLPDQLKITSDNDKIILRESMSYYWTETIRNRNKQGFGLGIENWFEEESLLTFSDELLKDKNQKVFNYIDFKAAQKFQDKGQKHWNLLQLALWASHNSKLL; the protein is encoded by the coding sequence ATGTGTGGAATAGCCGGAATCATTACAAAAGATGCCAAGAATTATACCCATGCCATCCAGAATATGACGGATGCTATTGCGCATCGCGGTCCGGATTCTGCCCATCATGAATATTTTGAAAATATTGTGTTAGGTCACCGAAGATTATCCATCATTGATCTTTCAGAAAATGGTAAACAGCCTATGTTTTCCAATACAAAAAATGAATGCATTGTTTTAAACGGTGAAATTTACGGCTATCAGTCCATCAAAAAACAATATGGAGAATATCCTTATCAGGGAACTTCTGATACGGAAGTAATTCTCGCCATGTATCAGAGAAAAAAAGAACAGCTGATTCATGATCTTCCTGGGATGTTTGCTTTTGCTGTCTGGGATGATGAAAAGCAACAACTTTTCTGTGCACGTGACCGATTTGGCGAAAAGCCATTTTATTATGCTCATGGTAGAAATGGAGAATTTATTTTCGCCTCCGAAATTAAAGCTATTCTTGCAAGTGGACTCATAGAGCCTAAACTCAACCAAGAAGCACTCTCTCACTATCTTCAATATGGATATGTAAGTACTTACCAAAGTATTTATAGCAATATATTTTCACTTCCGCCTGCTCATCAGTTAATTTGGAAAGATGGAGAAATAAAAGTTTCAAGATATTACAGTCTTCCCAAAAAAGACCGTGTTTTAAGTCTTTCTGAAGCGAAAGAAGAATTTACTTATCTGTTGAAAACCGCTATTGAAAAGCAGCTTATTGCTGATGTTGAAGTCGGAAGCTTTCTAAGCGGAGGTCTTGATTCTTCTTCAGTTGTAGCCATGGTAAATTCTTTTTTACCGCAACAGACCACCATCAGCTTTGGATATGACCATGAAGAAAGTGAACTTAAATATGCGAAGGAAATCGCTGAAAAATACAATACCAGACACATTGAAATTCATGAAAAAAAGGAAGATCTGGTTTCCGGAATTCTGAAAGTTGCTCCTTTTCTTGATGAGCCTTTTGCCGACCGATCGTGTGTTCCCCACTTTGAAATATGTAAAAGTGCAAGAAAAAACCTGAAAGTGGTACTTTCCGGAGATGTGGGCGATGAATTGTTTGGTGGCTATAGCTTCTACAAAGTGGAACATGAAATGAAGAAACATTTCAGCTACCAGAATATTCTGGCGCAGTTTGGACAGAAATTATATCAAAACGTAAAACAGATCTCTTACATTTCACAGAAAAATATTCAGTATGGTTCCATTCTGGATTTTCATCAGAATGAAGTAAGGAATTTCTTTGATAAAAACGAAAGAACTGCTTTAGGAATTACTCAAGACTATCAGCAGCCTTACAGTTTTAAAGCCTATAAAAACTCTCTGAATGATATTATGCGAACAGATCTTGAAAAGTTCGTTCCGGGAAATATGCTGGTAAAATCTGATCGTATGGCAATGGCCAATTCTTTGGAAGTCAGAACTCCGTTTTTGGATATTGACTTTGCAGAATTCTGCATTCAGCTTCCGGATCAGCTCAAAATAACTTCAGACAATGATAAAATCATTTTAAGAGAATCAATGAGTTATTACTGGACAGAAACCATCAGAAATAGAAATAAACAAGGCTTCGGGCTTGGAATAGAAAACTGGTTTGAAGAAGAAAGCTTACTCACATTCTCTGATGAATTATTAAAAGATAAAAATCAAAAGGTTTTTAACTATATCGATTTTAAAGCTGCACAAAAGTTTCAGGATAAAGGTCAAAAACACTGGAACCTACTGCAACTTGCTTTATGGGCATCTCATAATTCCAAATTGTTGTAG